A section of the Mycteria americana isolate JAX WOST 10 ecotype Jacksonville Zoo and Gardens chromosome 19, USCA_MyAme_1.0, whole genome shotgun sequence genome encodes:
- the NKAPD1 gene encoding uncharacterized protein NKAPD1 isoform X1 — translation MSRVPVGKVLLRNVIRHTGAHNKIQEETEMWKIREWEKQTEETYWKRQSRMLSDTSSSRMRSDGFDEEGHRADWKTKNSQFLDPVEDDLLRARSWNKKLYECEANMPDRWGHSGYKELYPEEFDTDSDQQGDEQNAINGKKKSHLGKQTAHESHKRKKPKKSHKKKQKKRSHKKRKKKKKEQGRTSSDSSRENECSEEETSNTRKGKHKRKKKTRKVPAREPTTSSGQESDFSHASSSNTSSSEDSESEEKREKRPPKKRKKRHNSVSERHSEVPEKRSKRKNWKVAADEKSEDSSDED, via the exons ATGTCCCGGGTGCCGGTGGGGAAGGTGCTGCTGCGGAACGTCATCCGGCACACGGGCGCGCACAACAAG AttcaggaagagacagaaatgtggaaaataaGGGAGTGGGAGAAGCAGACAGAAGAGACGTActggaaaaggcaaagcagaatgCTGTCGGACACCTCCAG CAGTCGGATGCGCAGTGATGGCTTTGATGAGGAGGGCCACAGGGctgactggaaaacaaagaacTCACAGTTTCTTGACCCAGTCGAAGATGATCTCCTTAGGGCCCGATCCTGGAATAAAAAGCTGTATGAATGTGAAGCCAACATGCCAGACAG ATGGGGTCACAGTGGCTATAAAGAGTTGTACCCTGAAGAGTTTGATACAGATAG TGACCAGCAAGGAGATGAACAAAATGCTATcaatgggaagaagaaatctcATCTGGGAAAGCAAACTGCCCATGAGTCACACAAACggaaaaaaccaaagaaatcacataagaagaagcaaaaaaagcGATCACACAAAAAgcgaaagaaaaagaaaaaggagcaggggAGAACATCATCAGATTCTTCCCGGGAGAATGAATGCTCAGAAGAGGAGACTTCAAACACCCGGAAAGGGAAACACAAGCGCAAGAAAAAGACCAGGAAAGTGCCTGCCAGGGAACCTACTACTTCTTCTGGCCAGGAAAGTGACTTTTCTCATGCAAGCAGCTCAAACACCAGCAGCTCTGAGGACAGTGAAtctgaggagaaaagagagaaacggCCccccaaaaagagaaagaaacgtCACAATTCTGTGTCAGAGAGGCACAGTGAAGTACCAGAGAagaggagcaagaggaagaaCTGGAAAGTGGCTGCTGATGAAAAATCGGAGGATAGCTCAGATGAGGACTGA
- the NKAPD1 gene encoding uncharacterized protein NKAPD1 isoform X3 has protein sequence MSRVPVGKVLLRNVIRHTGAHNKIQEETEMWKIREWEKQTEETYWKRQSRMLSDTSRWGHSGYKELYPEEFDTDSDQQGDEQNAINGKKKSHLGKQTAHESHKRKKPKKSHKKKQKKRSHKKRKKKKKEQGRTSSDSSRENECSEEETSNTRKGKHKRKKKTRKVPAREPTTSSGQESDFSHASSSNTSSSEDSESEEKREKRPPKKRKKRHNSVSERHSEVPEKRSKRKNWKVAADEKSEDSSDED, from the exons ATGTCCCGGGTGCCGGTGGGGAAGGTGCTGCTGCGGAACGTCATCCGGCACACGGGCGCGCACAACAAG AttcaggaagagacagaaatgtggaaaataaGGGAGTGGGAGAAGCAGACAGAAGAGACGTActggaaaaggcaaagcagaatgCTGTCGGACACCTCCAG ATGGGGTCACAGTGGCTATAAAGAGTTGTACCCTGAAGAGTTTGATACAGATAG TGACCAGCAAGGAGATGAACAAAATGCTATcaatgggaagaagaaatctcATCTGGGAAAGCAAACTGCCCATGAGTCACACAAACggaaaaaaccaaagaaatcacataagaagaagcaaaaaaagcGATCACACAAAAAgcgaaagaaaaagaaaaaggagcaggggAGAACATCATCAGATTCTTCCCGGGAGAATGAATGCTCAGAAGAGGAGACTTCAAACACCCGGAAAGGGAAACACAAGCGCAAGAAAAAGACCAGGAAAGTGCCTGCCAGGGAACCTACTACTTCTTCTGGCCAGGAAAGTGACTTTTCTCATGCAAGCAGCTCAAACACCAGCAGCTCTGAGGACAGTGAAtctgaggagaaaagagagaaacggCCccccaaaaagagaaagaaacgtCACAATTCTGTGTCAGAGAGGCACAGTGAAGTACCAGAGAagaggagcaagaggaagaaCTGGAAAGTGGCTGCTGATGAAAAATCGGAGGATAGCTCAGATGAGGACTGA
- the NKAPD1 gene encoding uncharacterized protein NKAPD1 isoform X2, whose translation MWKIREWEKQTEETYWKRQSRMLSDTSSSRMRSDGFDEEGHRADWKTKNSQFLDPVEDDLLRARSWNKKLYECEANMPDRWGHSGYKELYPEEFDTDSDQQGDEQNAINGKKKSHLGKQTAHESHKRKKPKKSHKKKQKKRSHKKRKKKKKEQGRTSSDSSRENECSEEETSNTRKGKHKRKKKTRKVPAREPTTSSGQESDFSHASSSNTSSSEDSESEEKREKRPPKKRKKRHNSVSERHSEVPEKRSKRKNWKVAADEKSEDSSDED comes from the exons atgtggaaaataaGGGAGTGGGAGAAGCAGACAGAAGAGACGTActggaaaaggcaaagcagaatgCTGTCGGACACCTCCAG CAGTCGGATGCGCAGTGATGGCTTTGATGAGGAGGGCCACAGGGctgactggaaaacaaagaacTCACAGTTTCTTGACCCAGTCGAAGATGATCTCCTTAGGGCCCGATCCTGGAATAAAAAGCTGTATGAATGTGAAGCCAACATGCCAGACAG ATGGGGTCACAGTGGCTATAAAGAGTTGTACCCTGAAGAGTTTGATACAGATAG TGACCAGCAAGGAGATGAACAAAATGCTATcaatgggaagaagaaatctcATCTGGGAAAGCAAACTGCCCATGAGTCACACAAACggaaaaaaccaaagaaatcacataagaagaagcaaaaaaagcGATCACACAAAAAgcgaaagaaaaagaaaaaggagcaggggAGAACATCATCAGATTCTTCCCGGGAGAATGAATGCTCAGAAGAGGAGACTTCAAACACCCGGAAAGGGAAACACAAGCGCAAGAAAAAGACCAGGAAAGTGCCTGCCAGGGAACCTACTACTTCTTCTGGCCAGGAAAGTGACTTTTCTCATGCAAGCAGCTCAAACACCAGCAGCTCTGAGGACAGTGAAtctgaggagaaaagagagaaacggCCccccaaaaagagaaagaaacgtCACAATTCTGTGTCAGAGAGGCACAGTGAAGTACCAGAGAagaggagcaagaggaagaaCTGGAAAGTGGCTGCTGATGAAAAATCGGAGGATAGCTCAGATGAGGACTGA
- the NKAPD1 gene encoding uncharacterized protein NKAPD1 isoform X4 produces the protein MRSDGFDEEGHRADWKTKNSQFLDPVEDDLLRARSWNKKLYECEANMPDRWGHSGYKELYPEEFDTDSDQQGDEQNAINGKKKSHLGKQTAHESHKRKKPKKSHKKKQKKRSHKKRKKKKKEQGRTSSDSSRENECSEEETSNTRKGKHKRKKKTRKVPAREPTTSSGQESDFSHASSSNTSSSEDSESEEKREKRPPKKRKKRHNSVSERHSEVPEKRSKRKNWKVAADEKSEDSSDED, from the exons ATGCGCAGTGATGGCTTTGATGAGGAGGGCCACAGGGctgactggaaaacaaagaacTCACAGTTTCTTGACCCAGTCGAAGATGATCTCCTTAGGGCCCGATCCTGGAATAAAAAGCTGTATGAATGTGAAGCCAACATGCCAGACAG ATGGGGTCACAGTGGCTATAAAGAGTTGTACCCTGAAGAGTTTGATACAGATAG TGACCAGCAAGGAGATGAACAAAATGCTATcaatgggaagaagaaatctcATCTGGGAAAGCAAACTGCCCATGAGTCACACAAACggaaaaaaccaaagaaatcacataagaagaagcaaaaaaagcGATCACACAAAAAgcgaaagaaaaagaaaaaggagcaggggAGAACATCATCAGATTCTTCCCGGGAGAATGAATGCTCAGAAGAGGAGACTTCAAACACCCGGAAAGGGAAACACAAGCGCAAGAAAAAGACCAGGAAAGTGCCTGCCAGGGAACCTACTACTTCTTCTGGCCAGGAAAGTGACTTTTCTCATGCAAGCAGCTCAAACACCAGCAGCTCTGAGGACAGTGAAtctgaggagaaaagagagaaacggCCccccaaaaagagaaagaaacgtCACAATTCTGTGTCAGAGAGGCACAGTGAAGTACCAGAGAagaggagcaagaggaagaaCTGGAAAGTGGCTGCTGATGAAAAATCGGAGGATAGCTCAGATGAGGACTGA